One Pseudomonas sp. HOU2 genomic window carries:
- the thrC gene encoding threonine synthase — protein MRYISTRGQAPALNFEDVLLAGLATDGGLYVPENLPRFTQEEIASWAGLPYHELAFRVMRPFVTGSIPDADFKKILEETYGVFSHSAVAPLRQLNGNEWVLELFHGPTLAFKDFALQLLGRLLDYVLEKRGERVVIVGATSGDTGSAAIEGCKHCENVDIFILHPHNRVSEVQRRQMTTIVGENIHNIAIEGNFDDCQEMVKNSFADQSFLKGTRLVAVNSINWARIMAQIVYYFHAALQLGGPARSVAFSVPTGNFGDIFAGYLARNMGLPINQLIVATNRNDILHRFMSGNQYVKETLHATLSPSMDIMVSSNFERLLFDLHGRNGAAIAGLMDSFRQGGGFSVEQERWTEARKLFDSLAVDDAQTCETIAEVHAQCGEVLDPHTAIGVRAARECRRSLDIPMVILGTAHPVKFPDAVEKAGVGKALELPAHLSDLFERNERCTVLPNELKAVQAFVSQHGNRGKPL, from the coding sequence ATGCGTTACATCAGTACCCGCGGCCAGGCACCGGCCCTGAATTTCGAAGACGTCCTGCTGGCAGGTCTTGCCACCGACGGCGGTCTGTACGTCCCGGAAAACCTGCCACGTTTCACCCAGGAAGAAATCGCTTCCTGGGCCGGCCTGCCGTATCACGAGCTGGCTTTCCGCGTGATGCGCCCGTTTGTCACCGGCAGCATCCCGGACGCCGATTTCAAAAAGATCCTCGAAGAAACCTACGGTGTGTTCTCGCACAGCGCCGTTGCGCCGCTGCGTCAGCTCAACGGCAACGAATGGGTATTGGAGCTGTTCCACGGCCCGACCCTGGCGTTCAAGGACTTCGCCCTGCAACTGCTCGGTCGTCTGCTCGACTACGTGCTGGAAAAGCGCGGCGAGCGCGTGGTCATCGTCGGTGCCACCTCGGGTGACACCGGTTCGGCCGCCATCGAAGGCTGCAAGCACTGCGAAAACGTCGACATCTTCATCTTGCACCCGCACAACCGTGTGTCCGAAGTGCAGCGTCGGCAGATGACGACGATTGTCGGCGAGAACATCCACAACATCGCCATCGAAGGCAACTTCGATGACTGCCAGGAAATGGTCAAGAACAGCTTCGCCGACCAGAGCTTCCTCAAGGGCACGCGCCTGGTAGCGGTGAACTCGATCAACTGGGCGCGGATCATGGCCCAGATCGTCTACTACTTCCACGCAGCCCTGCAGTTGGGCGGCCCGGCGCGTTCGGTGGCGTTCTCGGTTCCGACCGGCAACTTCGGCGACATCTTCGCCGGTTATCTGGCGCGCAACATGGGCCTGCCGATCAACCAGTTGATCGTCGCCACCAACCGCAACGACATCCTGCACCGCTTCATGAGCGGCAACCAGTATGTCAAGGAAACCCTGCACGCTACGCTGTCGCCGTCGATGGACATCATGGTTTCGTCGAACTTCGAACGCCTGCTGTTCGACCTGCACGGTCGTAACGGCGCGGCGATTGCCGGGCTGATGGATTCGTTCAGGCAGGGCGGTGGTTTCAGCGTCGAGCAAGAGCGCTGGACCGAAGCCCGCAAGCTGTTCGACTCGCTGGCCGTGGACGATGCACAAACCTGCGAAACCATCGCCGAAGTCCACGCGCAGTGCGGCGAAGTGCTGGACCCGCACACCGCCATTGGCGTGCGTGCTGCCCGCGAATGCCGTCGCAGCCTGGACATCCCAATGGTGATCCTGGGCACTGCGCATCCGGTGAAATTCCCGGATGCCGTGGAGAAAGCGGGTGTAGGAAAAGCTCTCGAACTGCCTGCACATCTTTCTGATTTGTTTGAGCGAAACGAGCGCTGCACCGTTCTGCCAAACGAGCTGAAAGCCGTACAGGCCTTTGTCAGCCAGCATGGCAACCGCGGCAAGCCGCTGTAA
- a CDS encoding transporter substrate-binding domain-containing protein, with protein MLFERGWKHTLKRVFLLYLLVGWRVGVAAHLAHDEEQLNIGTVVLNEAERQWVRDNPTVIVAAEQYPLYLFLDEHGHWSGLNNDVLKRISAMTGLQFVYRESFSTAQMLERLETGAADMSTTLAMNDERRLSLDFSHAFGGAGWVFVGRAGEPGVQSLEQLAKRVLVLPGRHALEGVIRRDYPSIELRSVKTYAEARALVESGEAYATIENEIGAQLYPSGLLQVGELLEGKWEADLLAVRRGQPQLLSILNKALEAFPASELRAIRLKWLGGIGPKPAAAGWQHWLRSSCWGMVLVGGFCVMSLLWNRRMAAVIKQHRDVQGELGDQLVFQRALIDAMPDPVFVRDLEGRLILCNKSYEEALSLRFEQVQGCRLIDVDALPRATADMLHAEFMIQLRTRRTRFSRRRLQFSDGNREIYQWTVPFYSANGELRGLLGGWTDITQRDAAAG; from the coding sequence ATGCTGTTTGAAAGAGGATGGAAACACACCCTGAAGCGGGTTTTTCTGCTGTACCTGTTGGTTGGCTGGCGCGTGGGTGTTGCGGCGCATCTGGCGCATGATGAAGAGCAATTGAACATCGGCACCGTCGTGCTGAATGAAGCCGAGCGGCAATGGGTTCGCGATAACCCGACGGTGATCGTGGCGGCGGAGCAGTACCCTTTGTACCTGTTTCTGGATGAGCATGGTCATTGGAGCGGCTTGAACAACGATGTGCTCAAACGCATCAGTGCCATGACCGGGTTGCAATTCGTTTACCGCGAGTCGTTTTCCACCGCGCAAATGCTCGAGCGCCTGGAGACCGGTGCCGCCGATATGAGCACGACCCTGGCGATGAATGATGAGCGCCGATTGAGTCTGGATTTCAGTCATGCCTTTGGCGGTGCCGGCTGGGTTTTTGTCGGCCGCGCCGGCGAGCCGGGGGTGCAATCGCTGGAGCAGTTGGCCAAACGGGTACTGGTATTGCCGGGTCGGCATGCCCTGGAGGGGGTGATCCGACGCGATTATCCGTCCATCGAATTACGTTCGGTGAAAACCTATGCCGAGGCGCGGGCGCTGGTCGAAAGCGGTGAGGCCTATGCCACCATCGAAAATGAAATCGGTGCGCAGCTCTATCCCTCAGGCCTGCTCCAGGTCGGCGAACTGCTGGAAGGCAAATGGGAAGCCGATCTTTTGGCGGTGCGCAGAGGCCAGCCGCAATTACTGAGCATTCTGAACAAGGCGCTCGAAGCGTTCCCGGCCTCCGAACTGCGAGCCATTCGCCTGAAATGGCTGGGCGGCATCGGGCCGAAACCGGCCGCCGCCGGTTGGCAGCACTGGCTCCGCTCAAGCTGCTGGGGGATGGTTTTGGTGGGGGGCTTTTGTGTGATGTCGCTGTTATGGAATCGGCGCATGGCGGCCGTGATCAAACAACATCGGGACGTGCAAGGCGAACTCGGCGATCAGTTGGTCTTCCAGCGCGCATTGATTGATGCCATGCCTGATCCGGTATTTGTCCGTGACCTGGAAGGGCGCCTGATCCTGTGCAACAAAAGTTACGAAGAGGCATTGTCGCTTCGCTTTGAGCAGGTGCAGGGATGCCGCTTGATCGACGTCGATGCGCTACCGCGAGCCACCGCCGACATGCTGCATGCTGAGTTCATGATTCAGTTGAGAACACGCAGGACCCGCTTCAGCCGACGCCGTTTGCAATTCAGCGATGGCAATCGGGAAATCTACCAGTGGACCGTCCCGTTCTACAGCGCCAATGGGGAATTGCGCGGTCTGCTCGGGGGCTGGACGGATATCACCCAGCGTGATGCGGCGGCGGGATAG